Proteins from a single region of Halorubrum sp. 2020YC2:
- a CDS encoding response regulator, which yields MSIDNPDKAAAASIEILHVDDDPMFLDLTESFLENELDAIDITTVSSPDEVLATLDDQTVHCVVSDYEMPDMDGLELLDSVRDQYSDLPFILYTGKGSEEIAAKAINAGVTGYLQKGGPDQHRRLANRVKHAATEYRAQIESERYSTVLRALEYPIYVVNADAEFEYVNQAFVDLVGYSRDEIIGSQPGKVKTEEGVRRANDMLATIVSSSGAETQQFRVDIQTKDGDTVPCYDHMAALPFDDEFRGSVGILRDATREQQQREELIRQNERLDEFTSIVSHDLRTPLQNAKTAAEMARTSGDETFFDSLNQEHKRMDQMIDDLLTLAKEGETVSETEQVDISTLATDAWEPFGCPADTLEVPDTGIPVNGDRSRIRRLLENLLRNADEHCESPVTVTLEQTTDGFYIADNGPGLDETNCEQIFEPGYTTATDGTGFGLTIVKRIADAHGWTISVSNSRSGGVRFEFNVNPETSEDRSAPISP from the coding sequence TACATGTCGACGATGATCCGATGTTTTTGGATCTGACCGAATCGTTCTTAGAGAACGAATTAGACGCCATTGATATCACGACCGTGAGCAGTCCAGACGAGGTGCTCGCAACACTCGACGACCAGACGGTCCACTGTGTCGTCAGTGACTACGAAATGCCCGACATGGATGGGCTTGAGTTACTCGACAGCGTTCGTGACCAGTACAGCGATCTTCCGTTTATTCTCTACACGGGGAAAGGCAGCGAAGAGATCGCGGCCAAAGCAATCAACGCGGGCGTCACTGGGTATCTCCAGAAGGGTGGCCCAGACCAGCATCGACGCTTAGCCAATCGCGTCAAACATGCCGCAACAGAGTATCGCGCGCAGATTGAATCAGAGCGGTACTCGACGGTGTTGCGAGCACTCGAGTACCCGATCTATGTGGTGAACGCTGACGCCGAATTTGAGTACGTCAATCAGGCGTTCGTTGACCTGGTTGGGTACAGTCGTGATGAGATCATTGGCAGCCAACCAGGGAAAGTCAAAACCGAGGAGGGAGTTCGCCGGGCAAACGATATGCTTGCGACGATTGTCTCGAGTTCAGGGGCAGAGACACAGCAGTTCCGCGTTGATATCCAGACGAAAGACGGCGATACGGTGCCGTGTTACGATCACATGGCAGCGCTACCCTTCGATGACGAGTTCCGCGGCTCTGTCGGAATTCTCCGAGACGCAACCCGCGAACAACAACAGCGCGAGGAGCTCATCAGGCAGAACGAGCGACTTGATGAGTTCACCTCGATTGTCTCGCATGACCTCCGGACCCCGCTTCAGAACGCGAAAACGGCCGCGGAGATGGCCCGGACCTCAGGCGATGAGACTTTTTTCGACTCCCTCAATCAAGAACATAAGCGGATGGACCAGATGATTGATGACCTGCTCACGCTCGCGAAGGAAGGCGAAACCGTTTCTGAGACGGAACAGGTCGATATCAGCACGCTCGCTACGGACGCGTGGGAACCGTTCGGATGTCCGGCAGATACCTTGGAAGTGCCCGACACCGGAATCCCCGTCAACGGTGATCGCTCCCGTATCCGGCGGTTACTAGAGAACCTGCTCCGAAATGCCGATGAGCACTGCGAATCACCGGTAACGGTGACGCTCGAACAGACGACAGATGGGTTTTATATAGCCGATAACGGGCCGGGACTCGACGAAACGAACTGTGAGCAGATATTTGAACCCGGCTACACCACAGCGACGGACGGGACGGGGTTCGGGCTGACTATTGTCAAACGGATTGCTGACGCTCATGGGTGGACGATTTCGGTTAGTAACAGCAGATCTGGTGGTGTTCGATTCGAGTTTAATGTGAATCCGGAAACCTCGGAGGACCGTAGCGCACCCATCTCACCGTGA
- a CDS encoding PAS domain S-box protein, producing the protein MQYPAGRSGVEAELLAFAEALGGAESADVVLARSLSVVRSLLSDATVTYHGLDAGSDAVTTFESTDTTEAVRRSGDEAVPVSVVRSVIEAESVTRGDEFATEADAEGWDTATTDLFAPVAHHGVLRVTLPSADGAADRTTALIERVASAAAAALNRVVGSREPDRERRRDAAALDAAALHQFHETTMAGAEFDAAVAELLSLARDYVDLDVGIFSRVEDETFTVESVADRTGTYETGATFDAAEAICAATLDGNPTEPVAFADVTETEYAASSAAEGVDAYIGVPVFVDGASYGTVAFFSEEPRSAPFRAGEREFIKLLAQWVGTEIERRHRLEELERYETILQAVDDPVYALDAAGEFTFVNEAAKREFGYGDEVVGADPSIGMAEADIARVREQIVELTEGDERSKRAEFDLRTTDGDHKIVENRIALIGDDEFRGTAGVLRDITSRKRRERQLASIKRAIEQSADGFAILDDGEYTYIDETHVGMYGFESEAQLLGKSWRRLYDDGEIERLEAEALPAVEAEGRWRGTVTGRRPDGTTFPTEISLTAVDDGRIVCTARDQSERQRQREELELFQQAIEQAADGVAVLDDDEYTYIDETHVEMYGFESKAQLLGESWRRLYDDDEIERLEAEAFPALEAEGRWRGAVTGRRPDGTTFPAELSLTIIEDGRLVCTVRDETDRKERERELELKERAMDEATVAIQIADATRDDNPLVYVNHGFEQVTGYAPEEALGRNPRFLQGEDTDPEQKARLREAIERDEPVSLDIQNYRKDGTPYWSQLSITPVTDDRGVVRNYIGIQQDVTERSEREQKLFAERERFRLLLESIDEYAFLVVDEEGRIQTWNENAESLFGYGEQAAVGMSIAGLHPVDDRETGLPDRLLDQARIAGQSAHEGWYVGADGDRFYADVRYARLDHDDGTFRGYAMIVHDMTERRRQQRRTERFVEESDDVITVVDTDGTVTYASGSSRSVLAHEPDDLVGRNLFDHAHPTDRKETMEAFFEAVDRPDSNRELEFRLESGDGEWLNVEGQCQNMLDDGAIDGMLLYLRDVTDRRERARRFESVFNQTFQFAGLLNPDGTIVELNDTSFALDEETRETLVGERFCDTPLWEHSDAARTDLRTAVEQAADGEGTRYETKMRGANGLVTVDLSVKPVTREDGDTSLIVVAGRDVSAEQRQRQHLDVVHRVMRHNMRNDLGKVRGWAELMCEESDRDARTEHLAILNRILDKWESMTERVKQVRRASQRIDQSTGADPESLVADAVAPVRDEHPDATISTEVSSDALTRVPATLLDAIRELAENAANTGPDADVEVELSSPEDGWIEVSVRDDGPGLPQMEAEALETGEETPLNHGNGLGLWMVRMITMQAGGDISVRTAEAGTDVRLRVPME; encoded by the coding sequence ATGCAATATCCCGCTGGTCGGTCTGGCGTGGAGGCCGAGCTGCTGGCATTCGCCGAGGCGCTCGGCGGCGCCGAGTCGGCCGACGTCGTCCTCGCTCGCTCGCTCTCCGTCGTCCGGTCGCTTCTCTCTGACGCCACCGTCACGTACCACGGGCTCGACGCGGGGTCCGACGCCGTGACGACGTTCGAATCGACTGACACCACCGAGGCCGTCCGCAGATCGGGAGACGAGGCGGTACCAGTTTCGGTCGTGCGTTCCGTGATCGAAGCCGAGTCGGTCACGAGGGGCGACGAGTTTGCGACGGAGGCCGACGCCGAGGGGTGGGACACGGCCACAACGGATCTCTTTGCGCCCGTCGCCCATCACGGCGTCCTCCGCGTGACGCTCCCGTCGGCGGACGGAGCCGCCGATCGAACGACCGCCCTGATCGAGCGGGTCGCATCGGCGGCTGCAGCGGCGCTGAACCGAGTCGTGGGGAGCCGCGAACCTGACCGCGAGCGGCGACGGGACGCGGCCGCGCTCGACGCGGCGGCGCTACACCAGTTCCACGAGACGACGATGGCGGGGGCCGAGTTCGACGCGGCGGTCGCGGAGCTGCTCTCGCTCGCCCGCGACTACGTCGACCTCGACGTGGGGATCTTCTCTCGCGTCGAGGACGAGACGTTCACGGTCGAGAGCGTCGCCGACCGGACCGGAACGTACGAGACCGGAGCGACGTTCGACGCCGCGGAGGCGATCTGCGCGGCCACGCTCGACGGGAACCCGACCGAACCCGTGGCGTTCGCCGACGTGACCGAGACCGAGTACGCGGCGTCCTCGGCCGCGGAGGGCGTGGACGCGTACATCGGTGTGCCGGTGTTCGTCGACGGCGCGAGTTACGGCACGGTCGCCTTCTTCAGCGAGGAGCCGCGGTCGGCGCCGTTCCGAGCGGGCGAGCGCGAGTTCATCAAGCTCCTCGCGCAGTGGGTCGGAACCGAGATCGAACGGCGGCACCGGCTCGAGGAGCTCGAGCGGTACGAGACGATCCTCCAAGCGGTCGACGACCCGGTGTACGCGCTGGACGCCGCCGGCGAGTTCACCTTCGTCAACGAGGCGGCGAAGCGGGAGTTCGGCTACGGCGACGAGGTGGTCGGCGCCGATCCGTCGATCGGGATGGCTGAGGCGGACATCGCTCGCGTCCGGGAACAGATCGTCGAACTGACCGAAGGAGACGAGCGATCGAAACGGGCCGAGTTCGACCTCCGCACCACCGACGGGGACCACAAGATCGTCGAGAACCGCATCGCGCTGATCGGCGACGACGAGTTCCGCGGCACGGCGGGCGTCCTCCGCGACATCACGTCTCGGAAGCGACGGGAGCGACAGCTGGCGTCGATCAAGCGGGCGATCGAGCAGAGCGCCGACGGGTTCGCCATCCTCGACGACGGGGAGTACACGTATATCGACGAAACGCACGTCGGGATGTACGGCTTCGAGAGCGAGGCGCAGCTCCTCGGGAAAAGCTGGCGGCGGCTGTACGATGACGGCGAGATCGAGCGGCTGGAGGCCGAGGCCTTACCCGCCGTTGAGGCCGAGGGGCGGTGGCGCGGGACGGTCACCGGCCGGCGCCCCGACGGGACGACATTTCCGACGGAGATCTCGCTCACCGCCGTCGACGACGGCCGGATCGTCTGTACCGCTCGCGACCAGAGCGAGCGGCAGCGCCAGCGGGAGGAGCTTGAGCTGTTCCAGCAGGCCATCGAACAGGCGGCCGACGGCGTGGCCGTTCTCGACGACGACGAGTACACGTACATCGATGAGACGCACGTCGAGATGTACGGCTTCGAGAGCAAAGCGCAGCTCCTCGGGGAGAGCTGGCGGCGGCTGTACGACGACGACGAGATCGAGCGGCTGGAGGCCGAGGCCTTCCCGGCGCTCGAGGCCGAGGGGAGATGGCGCGGGGCAGTCACCGGTCGGCGCCCCGACGGGACGACGTTCCCGGCGGAGCTCTCGCTGACGATCATCGAGGACGGCCGCCTCGTCTGCACCGTGCGCGACGAGACGGACCGCAAAGAGCGCGAGCGTGAGCTGGAACTGAAAGAACGGGCGATGGACGAGGCCACCGTCGCGATCCAGATCGCTGACGCGACGCGAGACGACAACCCGCTGGTGTACGTTAACCACGGGTTCGAGCAGGTGACGGGGTACGCGCCCGAGGAGGCGCTCGGTCGGAACCCGCGATTCCTCCAAGGCGAAGACACCGACCCGGAGCAGAAGGCTCGGCTACGCGAGGCGATTGAACGGGACGAACCGGTGTCGCTCGACATCCAGAACTACCGGAAGGACGGCACGCCGTACTGGAGTCAGCTCTCGATCACGCCGGTCACCGACGACCGGGGGGTCGTCCGGAACTACATCGGTATCCAACAGGACGTCACCGAACGCAGCGAACGCGAGCAGAAGCTGTTCGCGGAGCGCGAGCGGTTCCGCCTGCTGCTCGAGAGCATCGACGAGTACGCCTTCCTCGTCGTCGACGAGGAGGGACGGATCCAGACGTGGAACGAGAACGCCGAGAGCCTCTTCGGATACGGCGAACAGGCGGCGGTCGGCATGTCGATCGCCGGGCTCCATCCGGTCGACGACCGGGAGACCGGGCTTCCCGACCGCCTGCTGGACCAAGCACGGATCGCCGGCCAGAGCGCCCACGAGGGGTGGTACGTTGGAGCCGACGGCGACCGGTTCTACGCGGACGTCCGGTACGCGCGGCTCGACCACGACGACGGGACGTTCCGCGGGTACGCGATGATCGTCCACGACATGACCGAGCGACGCCGCCAGCAGCGTCGGACCGAGCGGTTCGTCGAGGAGTCCGACGACGTGATCACGGTCGTCGACACGGACGGGACGGTCACGTACGCCAGCGGGTCGAGCCGGAGCGTGCTCGCGCACGAACCCGACGACCTCGTCGGCAGGAACCTCTTCGATCACGCGCACCCGACCGACCGGAAAGAGACGATGGAGGCGTTCTTCGAGGCCGTCGACCGGCCGGACTCGAACCGAGAGCTGGAGTTTCGGCTTGAGTCGGGCGACGGCGAGTGGCTCAACGTCGAGGGGCAGTGCCAGAACATGCTGGACGACGGCGCCATCGACGGGATGTTGCTGTACCTCCGCGACGTCACCGACAGGCGCGAGCGCGCCCGGCGGTTCGAGAGCGTGTTCAACCAGACGTTCCAGTTCGCGGGCCTGCTGAACCCGGACGGCACGATCGTGGAACTGAACGACACGTCGTTTGCGCTCGACGAGGAGACGCGGGAAACGCTCGTGGGAGAGCGGTTCTGCGACACGCCGCTGTGGGAGCACTCGGACGCGGCGAGGACCGACCTCCGCACCGCGGTCGAGCAGGCCGCGGACGGCGAGGGCACCCGGTACGAGACGAAGATGCGCGGCGCGAACGGGCTGGTGACGGTCGACCTGTCGGTGAAACCCGTGACGCGCGAGGACGGCGACACCTCGCTGATCGTGGTCGCTGGTCGGGACGTTTCCGCCGAGCAACGCCAGCGGCAGCACCTTGACGTCGTCCATCGGGTGATGCGACACAACATGCGGAACGACCTCGGGAAGGTCCGGGGCTGGGCGGAGTTGATGTGCGAGGAATCGGACCGGGACGCGCGCACGGAGCATCTGGCGATTCTCAACCGCATCCTCGACAAGTGGGAGTCGATGACCGAGCGGGTGAAGCAGGTTCGCCGGGCCTCTCAGCGGATCGACCAGTCGACGGGGGCGGACCCCGAGTCGCTGGTCGCAGATGCCGTGGCGCCGGTTCGCGACGAGCACCCGGACGCGACGATCTCGACCGAGGTGTCGTCCGACGCGCTGACGCGCGTTCCGGCGACGCTGCTCGACGCGATCCGCGAGCTCGCGGAGAACGCGGCGAACACGGGCCCCGACGCCGACGTCGAGGTCGAACTCAGCAGTCCGGAGGACGGCTGGATCGAAGTCAGCGTGCGCGACGACGGACCGGGACTCCCGCAGATGGAAGCCGAAGCGCTCGAAACCGGCGAGGAAACGCCACTCAACCACGGAAACGGGCTCGGGCTGTGGATGGTTCGGATGATCACCATGCAGGCCGGCGGCGACATCTCGGTTCGTACGGCGGAGGCCGGAACCGACGTGCGACTCCGCGTTCCGATGGAGTGA
- a CDS encoding PAS domain-containing protein has translation MTDPLFALDERGALSFANEPASDLFGSADGVPLDETVWEQLRDRFGVEAEARLREAFEASATRSVTAYDGTDRQWVRMGAHPSATGMTVTVSPAPDGDRTRLSEAADAAIDGIAILDDEEYVYMNEAHAAIFDFEPDELLGKSWRRLYGDAEEERIEREVFPQLEREGEWRGETEGRRSDGSGVPQDVSLSLLDDGTLVCVNKDITERKARERELEQTREFLERAQASAAVGGWEVDLTTESLHWTDEVYRIHELPVDAHISLQDGFDFYHPEDRGVVTDAFDRLVDEGESYDLELRIVTAADRTRWVRTVGEPRTDANGDVVAAVGVFQDITERKRRDEQLDQLRERLDLAVEGANLGVWDWDMTTDEVVFNDRWATMLGLSPDAIEPSLDTWEDRVNPDDISRVKAALNAHIEGETEMYDCDHRMRTAEGDWLWIRDAGKVVDRDADGRPTRAVGIHLDISAQKEQEAAIERARNELRQVIDLVPDLIFAKRDDGTYLLANEATAEAYGLTVAETEGSTDAEILPDSAQSTHFRADDQRVIESDEQLEIPEEELTTADGETRLFQTTKIPYRVAGTDDDAMLGYARDITPLRRYEHRLERQRDSLSVLNKIVRHDIRNALQVVSGSAELLEHRLDAENHRLLEAIRTAADEAVDITVSAREVTELLMEADRDPVPVPLSPVLTRQISAVRSGDRSVSVTRVGRSDEKPVLADEMLKSVFRNLLRNAAIHNDSDSPSIRVSTEALPDRVRVAVADNGPGVPDELKRTIFNEGTQGIDSDGTGLGLYLVKTLVDRYGGAVWVEDSESGGARFVVELPRADGE, from the coding sequence GTGACGGACCCGCTGTTCGCGCTGGACGAACGCGGCGCGCTTTCGTTCGCCAACGAGCCCGCTTCGGACCTGTTCGGGAGCGCGGACGGCGTCCCGCTGGATGAGACCGTCTGGGAGCAGCTGCGGGACAGATTCGGCGTGGAGGCCGAGGCCCGTCTCCGGGAGGCGTTCGAGGCGAGTGCGACGCGGTCTGTGACCGCGTACGACGGGACCGACCGGCAGTGGGTCCGCATGGGGGCGCATCCGTCGGCGACCGGGATGACCGTGACAGTCTCGCCGGCGCCGGACGGCGACCGGACGCGGCTGTCGGAGGCCGCGGACGCGGCGATAGACGGTATCGCGATCCTCGACGACGAGGAGTACGTGTACATGAACGAGGCTCACGCCGCGATCTTCGATTTCGAGCCCGACGAGCTGCTCGGGAAGAGCTGGCGGCGGTTGTACGGCGACGCGGAGGAGGAGCGGATCGAACGAGAGGTGTTTCCGCAGCTCGAACGGGAGGGGGAGTGGCGCGGTGAAACCGAGGGGCGGCGCAGCGATGGGAGCGGCGTCCCCCAAGACGTCTCGCTCTCGCTTCTGGACGACGGCACCCTCGTCTGCGTGAACAAGGACATCACCGAGCGGAAGGCCCGCGAACGGGAGCTCGAACAGACCCGCGAGTTCCTTGAGCGCGCGCAGGCGAGCGCCGCCGTCGGCGGCTGGGAGGTCGATCTCACGACCGAATCGTTACACTGGACCGACGAGGTGTATCGGATCCACGAGTTGCCCGTCGACGCGCACATCAGTCTACAAGACGGGTTCGACTTCTACCACCCCGAGGACAGGGGGGTCGTCACCGACGCGTTCGACCGCCTCGTCGACGAGGGGGAGTCGTACGACCTCGAACTCCGGATCGTTACCGCGGCGGACCGGACGCGGTGGGTCCGGACGGTCGGCGAACCCCGGACCGACGCGAACGGGGACGTGGTCGCGGCGGTCGGCGTGTTTCAGGATATCACCGAGCGAAAGCGGCGCGACGAACAGCTCGACCAACTCCGCGAGCGGCTCGACTTGGCGGTCGAGGGCGCTAACCTCGGCGTCTGGGACTGGGACATGACGACCGACGAGGTCGTGTTCAACGACCGGTGGGCGACGATGCTGGGCCTCTCGCCGGACGCTATCGAACCCAGTCTCGACACGTGGGAAGACCGCGTTAATCCCGATGACATCTCGCGTGTGAAGGCGGCTCTCAACGCTCACATCGAGGGCGAGACCGAGATGTACGACTGCGATCACCGGATGCGCACGGCCGAGGGCGACTGGCTGTGGATTCGGGACGCCGGGAAGGTCGTGGACCGCGACGCCGACGGCCGCCCGACGCGGGCCGTCGGGATCCATCTCGATATCTCCGCACAGAAGGAACAGGAGGCGGCGATCGAACGCGCCCGGAACGAGCTCCGGCAGGTAATCGACCTCGTCCCCGACCTGATCTTCGCAAAACGTGACGACGGAACGTACCTCCTCGCCAACGAAGCGACCGCGGAGGCGTACGGGCTGACGGTCGCCGAGACGGAGGGGAGCACGGACGCTGAAATCCTCCCGGACAGCGCCCAGTCCACTCACTTCCGGGCCGACGACCAGCGGGTGATCGAGTCGGACGAACAGCTCGAGATCCCTGAGGAAGAGTTGACGACGGCCGACGGCGAGACGCGGCTGTTTCAGACGACGAAGATTCCGTACCGGGTCGCGGGCACGGACGACGACGCCATGTTGGGATACGCTCGGGACATCACGCCGCTCCGTCGATACGAGCACCGTCTCGAACGGCAGCGGGACAGTCTCTCCGTCCTCAACAAGATCGTTCGCCATGACATCCGCAACGCGCTCCAAGTCGTCAGCGGAAGCGCGGAACTCCTCGAGCACCGTCTCGATGCCGAGAACCACCGGCTTCTCGAGGCCATCCGGACGGCCGCCGACGAAGCGGTCGATATCACCGTCTCGGCCAGGGAAGTCACGGAACTCCTGATGGAGGCCGACAGGGACCCCGTACCGGTGCCGCTGTCCCCCGTACTCACCCGGCAGATCAGTGCCGTCCGCTCGGGCGATCGGTCGGTCAGCGTGACGAGAGTCGGCAGGTCCGACGAGAAGCCCGTACTCGCCGACGAGATGCTGAAATCCGTCTTCAGAAACCTGTTACGCAACGCCGCGATTCACAACGACAGCGACAGCCCGTCGATCCGCGTCTCGACGGAGGCGCTTCCGGACCGGGTCCGCGTCGCCGTCGCCGACAACGGTCCCGGGGTGCCGGACGAGTTGAAGCGGACCATCTTCAACGAGGGTACGCAGGGGATCGACAGCGACGGGACGGGGCTCGGATTGTACCTCGTCAAGACGCTCGTCGACCGCTACGGCGGCGCCGTGTGGGTCGAAGACAGCGAAAGCGGAGGGGCTCGGTTCGTCGTCGAACTGCCGCGTGCCGACGGGGAGTGA
- a CDS encoding HAMP domain-containing sensor histidine kinase yields the protein MSYDLRNLLSVAERNLELLREGCNSDRIETIESALARMDDLIEDLLQLARTDEHLNDTESVNLAELFQNCWRNIKTTDATIQLDITGTVEADQGRLAHVFESLIRNVIEHTEQTVTVTIGEVTDGIYIADDGDGIPEDERDDVFEAGYTTADDGIGFGLSIVSDIVEAHGWEIHLTESAEGGARFEITGIENS from the coding sequence GTGAGTTACGACCTCCGCAATCTATTGTCTGTCGCAGAGAGGAATCTGGAACTACTGCGGGAAGGATGTAACAGCGACCGAATCGAGACTATCGAGTCAGCACTCGCTCGGATGGATGACCTCATTGAGGATCTCCTCCAGTTGGCCCGTACAGATGAACACCTGAATGACACGGAGTCGGTCAACCTCGCCGAGCTATTCCAGAACTGCTGGCGAAACATCAAGACGACCGACGCAACGATACAGCTCGATATTACTGGCACAGTTGAGGCTGACCAAGGACGACTGGCACACGTGTTCGAGAGCCTGATACGGAATGTGATTGAACATACAGAACAGACTGTGACGGTCACTATCGGTGAAGTTACGGACGGAATCTATATCGCAGACGACGGAGACGGCATCCCCGAAGACGAGCGAGACGATGTGTTTGAGGCAGGCTATACGACTGCTGACGACGGCATCGGATTTGGGCTCTCAATCGTGAGTGACATTGTTGAAGCACACGGCTGGGAGATACACCTCACGGAGAGTGCCGAGGGTGGGGCGCGGTTCGAGATTACTGGAATAGAAAACAGTTGA
- a CDS encoding ATP-binding protein, with protein MSRLRGSAVVMTFGGLLLTLSVGHHVREIAALSTQLGPMIALFLDGSLSLGLIYAGYWLRQENLTPTTEWSVGIWTILGGLVGATIAGMTLVVEVIEGRPLIEPQFRVLVSAGGGALVLFTAGYYAARQQTLNHRYETLFNNTIQITGLLRLDGSIIEVNDTALEFGGLERDNVIDNQFDEISWWTHSEEVQERIQDAIAQARDGGFVRYETEARGADGLRTIEVSAKPVTDENGEVIQLIVAGYDITDKQRQREHLRVLHRLMRHNIRNDLMKLNGWTQMAATAVSREKRVSHANRVKNTLDSWEKITNDMKEIQYIVESETGQPDHEPPGELLPDIVESQQSKHPDAEISLTLDTPLAGRIPRYVTKAIIEAIDNAVAASTEETPTVGVTVSNPDNDWIRITIADDGPGIPPTEAAVLETGQESALMHGSALGIWKIRMAVRQAGGNISVDDLDSGTAIQFQLPSRGEQQQSLASV; from the coding sequence ATGTCTAGACTGCGAGGATCAGCCGTGGTCATGACATTCGGTGGTCTGCTGTTAACCCTATCCGTTGGCCACCATGTACGAGAGATTGCTGCACTTTCCACTCAACTTGGACCGATGATCGCACTATTTTTAGACGGGAGCCTCAGTCTCGGATTAATATACGCAGGATACTGGCTTCGTCAGGAAAATTTGACCCCTACAACGGAATGGTCCGTTGGTATTTGGACGATTTTGGGTGGTCTTGTAGGAGCTACTATTGCGGGAATGACACTTGTAGTGGAGGTAATTGAGGGTCGGCCTCTCATAGAACCGCAGTTTAGGGTACTCGTTTCTGCGGGTGGTGGCGCGTTAGTACTGTTTACTGCCGGATACTACGCGGCCCGTCAACAAACGCTCAATCACCGATACGAAACCCTGTTCAATAACACGATTCAAATAACCGGCCTCTTACGATTAGACGGGAGCATTATCGAGGTCAACGATACGGCACTAGAGTTTGGTGGGCTTGAGCGTGACAACGTCATAGATAACCAGTTCGACGAGATCTCGTGGTGGACGCACTCTGAAGAGGTCCAAGAACGTATTCAAGATGCGATAGCACAAGCAAGAGACGGTGGATTTGTTCGTTACGAAACTGAAGCGAGGGGAGCCGATGGCCTTCGAACTATTGAGGTTTCAGCGAAGCCAGTTACTGATGAGAACGGTGAGGTCATACAGCTCATCGTGGCTGGCTACGATATAACTGACAAACAACGGCAAAGAGAGCACCTCCGAGTTCTCCACCGTTTGATGCGTCATAACATACGAAACGATTTGATGAAACTTAATGGCTGGACACAGATGGCTGCGACAGCGGTCTCTCGTGAGAAGCGTGTGTCTCACGCAAATAGAGTCAAGAATACTTTGGACTCATGGGAAAAAATAACAAATGATATGAAAGAAATCCAATATATAGTTGAGTCAGAAACGGGACAACCAGATCATGAACCGCCCGGTGAGTTATTACCAGATATCGTTGAGTCCCAACAATCTAAACATCCTGACGCCGAGATCTCGTTGACACTAGACACTCCACTCGCTGGGCGCATCCCAAGGTATGTAACGAAAGCAATCATCGAAGCAATTGATAATGCCGTGGCGGCAAGCACTGAAGAAACACCAACAGTAGGTGTGACCGTGTCGAACCCGGACAACGATTGGATCAGGATTACGATTGCGGATGATGGACCCGGAATCCCACCTACAGAAGCTGCGGTATTAGAGACAGGGCAAGAATCGGCATTAATGCACGGTAGCGCCCTAGGAATCTGGAAAATTCGGATGGCAGTCAGGCAAGCGGGCGGCAATATCTCAGTTGATGACCTCGATAGCGGGACCGCAATCCAGTTTCAACTCCCAAGCAGGGGTGAACAACAACAGTCACTTGCCAGTGTGTGA